The Zalophus californianus isolate mZalCal1 chromosome 8, mZalCal1.pri.v2, whole genome shotgun sequence genome has a segment encoding these proteins:
- the CST8 gene encoding cystatin-8, producing the protein MGGRGGSLLSLDGGIMTRSWGSCLLLLTILLALVASTDPGKNKVKVLRELKVVNASNANVKQCLWFAMQEYNKESEDKYLFQVVKTVQVQLQVTDRLEYFIDVEIGRSNCRKFSNSTENCAIQENSKLEKKVMCSFLVGALPWNGEFMVMKKQCADA; encoded by the exons ATGGGAGGACGAGGAGGCTCACTTCTGTCCCTGGATGGAGGGATCATGACTAGATCCTGGGGGTCCTGCTTGCTCCTGCTTACCATTTTGCTGGCCCTGGTGGCCAGCACAGACCCAGGCAAGAATAAGGTCAAGGTGTTGAGGGAATTAAAAGTGGTCAATGCCTCAAATGCCAACGTGAAGCAATGTCTCTGGTTTGCCATGCAAGAATACAACAAAGAGAGTGAGGATAAGTACCTCTTCCAGGTGGTCAAGACAGTACAAGTCCAGCTGCAG GTTACAGATCGTTTGGAATACTTTATTGATGTTGAAATTGGCCGCAGCAATTGCAGAAAGTTTTCAAATAGTACTGAAAACTGTGCCATTCAAGAGAACTCTAAACTGGAAAAG aaagtaATGTGCAGTTTTTTGGTCGGAGCACTCCCCTGGAATGGTGAATTCATGGTGATGAAGAAACAGTGTGCAGATGCTTAG